The Enterobacter asburiae sequence GAAAGAGCTAAGCTGGTTAGCATTTAACGAACGTGTACTCCAGGAAGCGGCAGACAAAAGTAACCCGCTGATCGAACGCATGCGTTTTTTAGGCATTTATTCCAACAACCTGGATGAGTTCTACAAGGTTCGCTTTGCCGAGCTGAAAAGACGGATCATCATCAGCGAAGAACAGGGCTTAAACTCGCACTCGCGGCATCTGCTGGGCAAAATCCAGTCCCGCGTGTTGAAAGCCGATCAGGAATTTGACGGCCTGTATAACGAACTGCTGCTGGAGATGGCGCGCAATCAAATCTTCCTGATTAACGAACGTCAGCTTTCCGTTAACCAACAAAGCTGGCTGCGTCACTACTTTAAACACTACCTGCGCCAGCACATTACCCCGATTCTCATCAACCGCGAAACCGACCTGGTGCAGTTCCTCAAGGATGACTATACCTACCTGGCGGTGGAAATTATTCGCGGTGAATCCATCCGTTACGCCCTGCTGGAGATCCCGTCCGATAAGGTTCCGCGCTTTGTGAACCTGCCGCCGGAGACCCCGCGCAGACGCAAGCCGATGATCCTGCTGGATAACATCCTGCGCTACTGTCTGGACGACATCTTCAAAGGCTTCTTCGATTACGATGCCTTAAACGCCTACTCGATGAAGATGACCCGTGACGCCGAATATGACCTGGTGCACGAGATGGAAGCCAGCCTGATGGAGCTAATGTCCTCCAGCCTGAAACAGCGCCTGACGGCCGAGCCGGTGCGCTTTGTCTATCAGCGCGATATGCCGGACGCCATGGTGGAGATGCTGCGCGAGAAACTGACCATTTCGCGCTATGACTCCATCGTGCCGGGTGGCCGTTACCACAACTTTAAAGACTTTATTGGCTTCCCGAACGTCGGCAAAGCCAATCTGGTGAACAAGCCGCTGCCGCGACTGCGCCATCTGTGGTTCGATAAGTTCCGCAACGGGTTCGACGCCATTCGCGAGCGCGACGTGCTGCTCTACTATCCGTATCACACGTTTGAGCACGTGCTGGAGCTGCTGCGTCAGGCCTCCTTCGACCCGAGCGTGCTGGCGATCAAAATCAACATCTACCGCGTGGCAAAAGATTCCCGCATCATCGATGCGATGATCCACGCGGCGCACAACGGCAAAAAAGTGACCGTGGTGGTTGAGCTGCAGGCGCGCTTCGACGAAGAGGCAAACATTCACTGGGCGCGCCGTCTGACGGAAGCCGGTGTGCACGTGATCTTCTCCGCGCCGGGGCTGAAAATTCACGCCAAGCTGTTCCTGATTTCGCGCAAAGAGGGCGACGACGTGGTGCGTTATGCCCACATCGGCACCGGGAACTTTA is a genomic window containing:
- the ppk1 gene encoding polyphosphate kinase 1, coding for MGQEKLYIEKELSWLAFNERVLQEAADKSNPLIERMRFLGIYSNNLDEFYKVRFAELKRRIIISEEQGLNSHSRHLLGKIQSRVLKADQEFDGLYNELLLEMARNQIFLINERQLSVNQQSWLRHYFKHYLRQHITPILINRETDLVQFLKDDYTYLAVEIIRGESIRYALLEIPSDKVPRFVNLPPETPRRRKPMILLDNILRYCLDDIFKGFFDYDALNAYSMKMTRDAEYDLVHEMEASLMELMSSSLKQRLTAEPVRFVYQRDMPDAMVEMLREKLTISRYDSIVPGGRYHNFKDFIGFPNVGKANLVNKPLPRLRHLWFDKFRNGFDAIRERDVLLYYPYHTFEHVLELLRQASFDPSVLAIKINIYRVAKDSRIIDAMIHAAHNGKKVTVVVELQARFDEEANIHWARRLTEAGVHVIFSAPGLKIHAKLFLISRKEGDDVVRYAHIGTGNFNEKTARIYTDYSLLTADARITNEVRRVFNFIENPYRPVSFDYLLVSPQNSRRLLYDMIDKEIANAQKGLSSGITLKLNNLVDKGLVDRLYAASSSGVPVNLLIRGMCSLIPELEGISDNIRVISIVDRYLEHDRVYIFDNAGDKQVYLSSADWMTRNIDYRIEVATPLLDPRLKQRILDIIEILFSDTVKARYIDKELSNRYVPRGNRRKVRSQLAIYDYIKSLEQPD